In Betta splendens chromosome 19, fBetSpl5.4, whole genome shotgun sequence, the following proteins share a genomic window:
- the srsf2a gene encoding serine and arginine rich splicing factor 2a gives MSYGRPPPDVEGMTSLKVDNLTYRTSPETLRRVFEKYGRVGDVYIPRDRYTKESRGFAFVRFLDKRDAEDAMDAMDGALLDGRELRVQMARYGRPPDSMYSRRGAPPRRYGGRSASPRRRRRSRSRSRSRSRSRSRSRHHYSRSRSRSYSRSRSRSRSKSKSKSKSRTPRRSKSKSPSRSRSRSRSKSRSRTPPSNRGSRSKSKSRSRSKSKSRPKSPEGNGTES, from the exons ATGAGCTACGGAAGGCCGCCGCCAGACGTTGAGGGGATGACCTCCCTCAAAGTGGACAACCTCACCTACCGAACTTCGCCCGAGACTCTGCGCCGAGTCTTCGAGAAGTATGGCCGCGTGGGAGACGTCTACATCCCCAGGGATAGATACACCAAGGAGAGCCGAGGTTTCGCTTTTGTGCGGTTCCTCGACAAGCGCGACGCCGAAGACGCCATGGACGCTATGGACGGCGCGCTTCTCGACGGGCGGGAGCTCCGGGTGCAGATGGCGCGCTACGGACGGCCGCCGGACTCCATGTACAGCCGGAGAGGAGCTCCGCCACGCAGATATGGAGG TCGCTCAGCGAGCCCCCGACGGCGCAGACGTAGCCGCAGTCGCTCCAGGAGCAGAAGCCGTTCTCGATCCAGGAGCCGCCACCACTACAGTCGCTCCAGGTCCCGTTCCTACTCCAGATCCAGGTCGAGGTCCAGATCCAAGTCAAAGTCCAAATCCAAGTCCAGAACCCCCAGGCGAAGCAAGTCGAAGTCCCCCTCCAGGTCTCGCTCCCGTTCCAGGTCCAAGTCAAGGAGTCGTACGCCGCCTTCCAACAGGGGTTCCAGGTCTAAGTCCAAGTCCCGATCCAGGTCCAAATCCAAGAGCAGGCCTAAGTCTCCAGAGGGCAACGGAACAGAATCCTAA
- the LOC114845821 gene encoding uncharacterized protein LOC114845821 isoform X2: MDLTFVISAIILTLLAIVVATSLLSDSSSTADFPDARSHVGHRGDGASERSERCGPTQNGHVPDKKEAAVDDWCEISGSSHDHWDVVKSVLSEEASPPPHPGEGATQAELCSSTRSPSVPGSRNTSLEGDPSGRRSFIGLSDKELLKCAFSHPQTEGATESPEVQDDAQSNELHSLKYVPGKARSHHLQMMLSKEELEEEQRRYFNTDFNCL, encoded by the exons ATGGATCTAACCTTCGTCATATCAGCCATCATCCTCACGCTTCTCGCCATCGTGGTCGCCACGTCGCTGCTCAGCGACTCTTCGTCCACGGCCGACTTCCCGGACGCACGCAGTCATGTCGGACACAGAGGCGACGGCGCGTCGGAGCGGAGCGAGCGGTGCGGCCCGACGCAGAACGGCCACGTCCCCGACAAGAAGGAGGCGGCGGTGGACGACTGGTGCGAGATCAGCGGGAGCTCCCACGACCACTGGGACGTGGTGAAGTCAGTGCTCTCC GAGGaggcgtccccccccccccaccccggaGAAGGGGCCACGCAGGCCGAGCTGTGCTCCTCCACACGCAGCCCGTCCGTCCCCGGCTCCAGGAACACCAGCTTAGAGGGAGACCCGTCGGGCCGCAGGTCTTTCATTGGGCTCTCTGATAAGGAGCTTCTAAAGTGTGCTTTCTCTCACCCCCAGACTGAAGGAGCCACAGAGAGCCCAGAGGTCCAGG ACGATGCACAGTCAAATGAGCTCCATTCCTTGAAGTACGTCCCCGGGAAGGCACGGTCCCATCACCTCCAAATGATGCTGTccaaagaggagctggaggaggagcagag